One Candidatus Neomarinimicrobiota bacterium DNA window includes the following coding sequences:
- a CDS encoding amidohydrolase family protein — translation MSDLLIKNGQVIGVKNQEIQDILIQDELIISISSQIHPPENCEIIDANGKWIFPGVIDPHTHMGIPIKNSHSADTFASGSRSALHGGVTTILDFSVLESGQSLTESLNTRIELAGASLCDVGIHVNITRFEPELLGEIPELIARGFNSFKVFTTYAEADMMLNYDQIESVAAIIAQHQGVLMVHSEDNDVIRRASDPLTHGNETHPRYHGLSRPAEAELVAIGRLGEISARTNCTIYIVHLNTAAGLAKAAEYPLLKVETCPHYLLLSDKMYERPDGQMFVSSPPLRSQTDCDALWLGLQKGQVHTIGSDHCPFCLADKPQGTPFQDIPNGMGGVETLFPILLAQFMERQLDLELLVRLTSRNPAEIFGLDHLKGSIKAGLHADLLIVDPWSITENWESRLDTSLDWNAYAGLPALFPETVIRRGEIVASKTLQGNISRGRLLISDQ, via the coding sequence TTGAGTGATTTGCTTATAAAAAATGGTCAGGTTATTGGAGTCAAAAACCAGGAAATTCAAGATATTCTTATCCAGGATGAACTCATTATCTCCATTTCTTCTCAAATCCATCCACCAGAGAACTGTGAAATAATTGATGCTAATGGCAAGTGGATCTTTCCCGGTGTCATTGATCCTCATACACACATGGGGATCCCCATCAAAAATAGCCATTCTGCAGACACATTCGCCTCAGGAAGCCGTTCGGCCCTTCACGGAGGGGTTACCACCATTCTGGACTTTAGCGTCCTAGAATCGGGACAGTCATTGACAGAAAGCCTCAACACCCGTATTGAGCTGGCAGGTGCGTCCCTCTGCGATGTGGGTATTCATGTCAACATCACTCGATTCGAACCGGAACTTCTGGGTGAGATTCCAGAATTGATAGCCAGAGGGTTCAACAGTTTTAAAGTATTCACTACCTATGCTGAAGCAGACATGATGCTCAACTACGATCAAATTGAATCTGTGGCTGCAATTATTGCTCAGCACCAGGGCGTTCTCATGGTTCATTCAGAGGACAATGATGTCATTCGACGTGCATCAGATCCTTTAACCCATGGGAATGAAACCCATCCCCGCTATCATGGCCTGAGCCGCCCGGCTGAAGCAGAGCTGGTTGCCATAGGTCGACTTGGGGAAATTTCCGCTCGCACCAATTGCACCATTTATATTGTCCACTTGAATACGGCTGCAGGCCTGGCCAAGGCAGCTGAATATCCTTTGTTAAAAGTAGAGACCTGTCCCCACTACCTGTTGCTCTCAGATAAGATGTATGAAAGGCCCGATGGGCAGATGTTTGTGTCCAGTCCGCCCCTGCGTTCTCAGACAGACTGTGACGCATTGTGGCTGGGTCTCCAGAAGGGTCAGGTTCATACTATTGGTTCTGACCACTGCCCCTTTTGTCTCGCAGACAAGCCACAAGGAACTCCCTTTCAGGACATTCCCAATGGGATGGGCGGTGTGGAAACACTTTTTCCAATCCTGTTGGCGCAATTCATGGAGCGACAGCTTGATCTGGAGTTGCTGGTTCGTCTTACCAGCAGAAATCCTGCTGAGATTTTTGGTCTTGATCACCTCAAGGGGAGTATCAAAGCAGGTCTCCATGCTGATCTACTCATTGTCGACCCCTGGTCAATCACGGAGAATTGGGAATCCCGGTTGGACACATCTCTGGATTGGAATGCCTATGCTGGTCTTCCGGCTCTGTTTCCTGAAACGGTTATCAGACGGGGAGAAATAGTGGCAAGCAAAACCTTACAAGGCAATATTTCCAGGGGAAGATTGCTGATATCAGATCAATAG
- a CDS encoding helix-turn-helix transcriptional regulator yields the protein MNVELENELKVWRARRDITQAQLAEAVKLSRQTIHSIERGKFVPSVLSALKIAAFFGTNVEAIFFARRDEK from the coding sequence GTGAATGTGGAATTAGAGAATGAATTGAAAGTGTGGCGTGCGAGACGCGATATCACACAGGCACAATTGGCAGAAGCGGTAAAGCTCAGTCGTCAAACGATACATTCTATTGAAAGAGGAAAATTTGTGCCTTCTGTGCTTTCCGCGCTGAAGATTGCCGCTTTCTTTGGAACCAATGTGGAGGCAATATTTTTTGCCAGGAGGGATGAGAAATGA
- a CDS encoding EF2563 family selenium-dependent molybdenum hydroxylase system protein, giving the protein MLDNELVWVRGAGELGSGVAHLLHRVGLHVFLSDVSPPLAIRRPVTFSCALVDGSTEVEGVKAKKAQSLKLNMSKTWKHIPIFEDDSEALVALQPSIVIDARMQKKYTKDFRTWADLVIGLGPGFEVDKNCHRAIETMRGHNLGRIISEGSPLADTGIPGNIGGETTRRLVLATRSGQIKWSTQFGEMVTKGQQIALINNDKPVWAPLDGMVRGMISEHTPVIKGMKIGDIDPRGDSVQYQQISEKARVIAAGVLETIILHHNSKRND; this is encoded by the coding sequence ATGCTAGATAATGAACTTGTGTGGGTCAGGGGAGCAGGTGAATTAGGCAGTGGCGTCGCCCATCTGTTACATCGAGTTGGGTTACATGTATTCCTGTCAGATGTATCTCCACCCCTGGCGATTCGGCGACCCGTCACATTCAGTTGTGCGCTGGTAGATGGAAGCACCGAGGTTGAGGGCGTAAAGGCCAAAAAGGCTCAATCTTTAAAACTTAACATGTCCAAGACCTGGAAGCACATTCCCATCTTTGAGGACGATTCCGAAGCATTGGTTGCTCTTCAGCCCAGCATCGTCATTGATGCACGCATGCAAAAAAAATATACCAAAGATTTCAGGACATGGGCAGACCTGGTCATTGGGTTAGGGCCAGGATTTGAGGTTGATAAAAATTGCCATCGGGCCATCGAAACCATGCGGGGACACAATCTGGGTCGCATTATCTCTGAAGGCTCACCTCTGGCAGACACAGGCATCCCTGGAAATATTGGCGGGGAAACCACACGACGACTAGTTCTGGCTACCCGAAGTGGTCAGATAAAGTGGTCTACCCAGTTTGGAGAGATGGTGACCAAAGGACAGCAAATTGCTTTGATCAACAACGATAAGCCCGTTTGGGCCCCTCTTGATGGCATGGTACGTGGAATGATTTCAGAACATACGCCAGTGATCAAAGGTATGAAAATTGGTGATATTGATCCTCGGGGTGACTCCGTCCAGTATCAGCAAATCTCAGAAAAAGCACGCGTTATAGCTGCTGGAGTACTTGAAACAATCATCTTGCACCACAATTCCAAACGGAATGATTAA
- a CDS encoding Ig-like domain-containing protein gives MKNLMLFLILGMTLLNAQVTGLSGWNIFVDPGHSRTQNMGVNGYSEAEETLQTALHLRQLLLSKTDIDTVWSSRYNDQVDVSLPERTADANNRGAAWFHSIHSNAGGATSNNVLLLWGELWDGTPDPPVGGEGMSDIMVEVLSDVMRIPQSSAGSIGDCSFYSPWHSSPCTVNNPGPWLHVNRVTTMASELSEQGYHTNPLQNQLFMNTDYTRMLAYSMFWTILDNFNLERPYPGILAGIITDSETGIRLNGATVEVNGQSYTTDSYESQFYQYSSDPNELHNGFYFFEDLPDSGYEVIVSAEGYYTDTLIVTDMSDDFVTYLDILMAPNTPPYIVESNPEEGDSLFAAWRNPSITFSRTMDRATVEAAFSIDPATAGSFFFTRDVKRMSFIVEDTLEFLTDYTITIAGTATDFSGNPIDGNRDTVGGDDWNLHFRTGPEDMTAPYVTSTNPSSGSNSVDLKPIFNFTWNEELDSASVSADLLVFERVTDSQLQAFELEHHVIDSKSILVVYALNDLLDSEAYRLRILPGIKDLTGNIRTQEVLVNFTTTHYDYDATSIDNFETDAVNFWWALTGSGSTTGILLDFSSRDFVTDLSVFTDTDSTSLRIDYGWDTSADSWLIREYLSGGAGRDVHYNSSKMMQAWIFGDGNGNTFRFCVDDNIGGAGAHEVSPWYNINWYGWKLVTWDMAVDGTGVWIGDGNLDGTLEFDSIQLSYTPGNDNIGTYHIDNLRVVDRNYLDVDERELQQPVEFALLPNYPNPFNPWTTIPFTLVEPARASVTVYNLRGEFVSTLISGNLGTGYHETRWNASDVPSGVYVIKLESNGVSKSRKIMVLK, from the coding sequence ATGAAAAATTTAATGCTCTTCCTCATCCTTGGAATGACACTATTGAATGCCCAGGTTACCGGCCTATCTGGTTGGAACATTTTTGTCGATCCTGGTCATAGTCGCACTCAGAATATGGGTGTAAATGGGTACTCAGAAGCTGAGGAAACGCTTCAGACAGCGCTCCATTTGCGTCAACTTCTACTCTCAAAAACAGACATCGACACGGTATGGTCTTCCCGGTATAATGATCAGGTTGATGTAAGTCTACCCGAGAGAACTGCTGACGCCAACAATAGGGGTGCTGCATGGTTTCACTCTATTCATAGCAATGCTGGTGGTGCCACCAGCAACAATGTGCTCCTCCTCTGGGGTGAACTCTGGGATGGCACCCCAGATCCACCAGTCGGTGGTGAAGGCATGAGCGATATCATGGTAGAGGTGCTTTCAGACGTCATGCGTATTCCCCAAAGCTCTGCTGGATCCATTGGAGATTGTAGTTTTTATTCCCCCTGGCATTCAAGTCCCTGTACAGTGAATAATCCAGGGCCCTGGCTTCATGTAAATCGGGTAACAACGATGGCCAGCGAATTGAGCGAACAGGGATATCATACAAATCCTCTTCAAAATCAGCTGTTTATGAACACCGACTATACGCGCATGCTGGCCTATAGCATGTTCTGGACTATTCTCGATAATTTTAATCTTGAACGACCTTACCCCGGTATTCTTGCTGGAATCATTACTGATTCAGAGACAGGTATCCGCCTAAATGGCGCTACCGTTGAGGTCAATGGCCAATCATACACCACTGATTCATATGAATCTCAGTTTTATCAATACAGCTCGGATCCAAATGAATTACACAACGGCTTCTATTTCTTTGAAGACCTGCCTGATTCAGGCTATGAAGTTATCGTGTCTGCAGAGGGATATTATACAGACACTTTGATAGTAACAGATATGTCAGATGATTTTGTGACCTATCTGGATATTCTCATGGCTCCCAACACGCCGCCATATATTGTGGAATCTAATCCAGAAGAGGGTGACTCCCTCTTTGCTGCCTGGAGGAATCCATCCATTACTTTTTCCCGAACCATGGACCGGGCTACTGTTGAAGCTGCTTTTTCCATCGACCCGGCTACGGCTGGATCCTTCTTTTTCACAAGAGATGTCAAGCGAATGTCATTCATTGTAGAAGACACACTTGAGTTTCTCACGGACTACACGATTACAATCGCCGGGACAGCCACAGACTTTTCTGGCAATCCCATTGACGGCAACCGGGACACCGTGGGTGGTGATGACTGGAATTTACATTTCAGAACCGGACCAGAAGACATGACAGCTCCATATGTTACTTCAACCAACCCATCCTCTGGTTCCAATTCAGTCGATTTGAAACCAATTTTCAATTTTACATGGAATGAGGAACTGGATTCTGCCAGCGTCAGTGCAGACCTGCTGGTTTTTGAGCGCGTTACCGATTCCCAGTTGCAAGCATTCGAATTGGAACATCATGTCATTGACTCAAAGAGTATTCTCGTTGTTTATGCCCTGAATGATTTGCTGGATAGTGAAGCCTATCGTTTAAGAATATTACCTGGAATAAAAGATCTCACTGGGAATATCCGTACTCAGGAAGTCCTCGTGAATTTCACAACAACACATTATGATTATGATGCAACAAGTATCGATAATTTTGAAACCGATGCTGTGAACTTTTGGTGGGCCCTAACTGGATCAGGGAGCACAACAGGAATTCTTTTAGATTTTAGCAGTAGAGACTTTGTAACAGATCTCAGCGTGTTTACTGACACAGATAGCACATCCCTCCGGATAGATTATGGCTGGGATACTAGTGCTGACTCGTGGCTTATTCGCGAATATTTAAGCGGTGGTGCCGGTCGGGATGTTCACTATAACTCCAGCAAAATGATGCAAGCCTGGATTTTCGGCGATGGAAATGGAAACACCTTCCGTTTTTGCGTGGATGATAATATTGGTGGTGCCGGCGCCCATGAGGTGAGTCCCTGGTACAATATCAACTGGTATGGCTGGAAGCTGGTCACCTGGGATATGGCAGTGGACGGTACAGGAGTCTGGATCGGTGATGGAAACCTGGATGGTACACTTGAATTTGACAGCATCCAGCTTAGCTACACACCAGGCAATGACAACATTGGAACCTATCATATTGACAATCTTCGAGTGGTTGACAGGAATTATCTCGATGTTGACGAGAGGGAGTTGCAACAGCCAGTTGAATTTGCACTCCTGCCCAATTATCCCAACCCCTTCAACCCCTGGACAACCATTCCATTTACGCTCGTCGAACCAGCCCGAGCTTCAGTGACCGTCTATAACCTGAGGGGAGAGTTTGTATCCACCCTGATCAGTGGAAATCTTGGAACCGGATATCATGAGACACGCTGGAACGCTTCTGATGTACCGTCTGGAGTATACGTGATCAAATTGGAATCAAATGGCGTATCAAAATCGCGCAAGATCATGGTTCTAAAATAG
- a CDS encoding XdhC family protein: MLCSVVQWQGSVPRKDYPMMLVLDDGTLLGTIGGGSMELKVSRAALEMMPQAASTLFDFDMTGNDVDADVGLCGGTLKVLVEPFSPELETFYTDMLQQSAQNQKLMIKLHISGHSPTQVHRQIVTSRKDINEIDVDLKQQLRKLFENQLTRPLIHNQALYLMWQVFSPPMLHIFGAGHVGQAVAQLAHFNELQVKVYDDRTELITAERFPYAERLQTELPINREAISHIPKRDFILIASREHKHDRQLLSHALEISVRYIGLVSSARKWKLLSENLHSKGFALEELAKVHAPVGLAIDAQTVPEIAISILSEIISVYRSNLA, from the coding sequence ATGCTCTGCTCCGTTGTTCAGTGGCAAGGCTCAGTCCCCCGCAAAGACTATCCCATGATGCTAGTGCTGGATGACGGCACACTACTCGGGACCATCGGTGGTGGATCCATGGAGCTGAAAGTCAGCCGGGCTGCCCTGGAAATGATGCCCCAGGCTGCATCAACACTGTTTGATTTTGACATGACCGGGAATGATGTCGACGCTGATGTAGGGCTATGCGGTGGCACTTTGAAAGTTCTGGTGGAGCCCTTCTCGCCTGAGCTGGAAACTTTTTATACTGATATGCTCCAACAGTCCGCTCAAAATCAGAAACTTATGATCAAGCTCCATATAAGTGGACACTCACCAACTCAAGTCCATAGACAAATTGTGACCTCTCGGAAAGATATTAATGAAATAGATGTTGACCTGAAACAGCAGCTAAGAAAATTATTTGAAAATCAGCTGACCCGACCTCTCATCCATAACCAAGCCCTCTATCTCATGTGGCAGGTATTTTCTCCACCAATGCTTCACATCTTCGGAGCGGGACATGTTGGGCAAGCCGTCGCTCAATTGGCACATTTCAATGAGCTCCAGGTCAAGGTTTATGATGATCGTACAGAACTGATAACTGCCGAGCGATTCCCTTATGCAGAAAGGCTTCAAACAGAGCTCCCCATAAATCGGGAAGCCATTTCCCACATTCCAAAGCGAGATTTTATCCTCATTGCCAGTCGTGAACATAAACACGACCGCCAGCTTTTATCTCATGCTCTCGAGATTTCGGTTCGCTATATCGGGTTAGTGAGTAGTGCGCGTAAATGGAAGCTCTTATCGGAGAATTTGCATTCTAAGGGCTTTGCACTGGAAGAATTGGCAAAAGTACATGCACCAGTTGGTCTAGCTATAGATGCTCAGACGGTACCCGAGATCGCCATCAGCATCTTATCTGAAATTATCTCCGTTTATAGGAGCAACCTGGCTTGA
- a CDS encoding Rdx family protein, giving the protein MVAGILDRFGNEVEDLTILPSSGGAYNIWKDNKLIFSKKELGRFPLSDDEVINQLG; this is encoded by the coding sequence TTGGTTGCAGGCATTCTTGATAGATTCGGAAATGAAGTCGAAGACCTTACCATCCTGCCTTCATCAGGTGGAGCTTATAATATCTGGAAGGACAATAAATTGATCTTTTCAAAAAAAGAACTGGGTCGATTCCCCCTGAGTGATGATGAGGTGATTAACCAATTGGGATAG
- a CDS encoding nucleotidyltransferase family protein has product MLNLAMIITAAGRSTRFPPNKLLEVLEDRTAVEHTINTFIDFDLDVYVILGYQSEQIQEVLDQRFDDKIIYEFNTNFHSGLASSVVTGVKAAGRTYDYWCFCPGDKPFIQRKTVDMLIQMLNEKKPLILAPRYQNKPGHPTFFSTELAPFFMAATGDVGGRQIIETFRSDTLFVDVSDEGVSMDMDYYLEYENAR; this is encoded by the coding sequence ATGCTTAATCTGGCAATGATTATTACGGCTGCTGGCCGCTCCACACGCTTTCCCCCGAACAAGCTCCTTGAAGTTCTGGAAGACCGCACTGCTGTCGAGCATACCATAAACACCTTTATTGATTTTGACCTGGATGTATATGTCATTCTCGGCTATCAGAGTGAACAGATCCAGGAGGTTCTGGACCAACGCTTCGATGACAAAATCATTTACGAATTTAATACCAACTTTCATTCCGGCCTGGCCAGCTCTGTCGTTACTGGAGTGAAAGCAGCAGGACGGACCTACGATTACTGGTGTTTTTGTCCTGGCGACAAACCCTTTATCCAACGCAAGACTGTGGATATGCTGATTCAGATGTTGAATGAGAAGAAACCTCTCATTCTTGCTCCCCGCTATCAAAACAAACCAGGACATCCCACCTTTTTTTCTACTGAGCTGGCACCGTTTTTTATGGCAGCAACTGGTGATGTAGGAGGTCGACAAATCATAGAAACGTTTCGTTCTGACACGCTGTTTGTGGATGTGTCTGATGAAGGAGTCAGTATGGATATGGATTATTACCTGGAGTATGAAAATGCTAGATAA
- a CDS encoding MFS transporter, with protein MLKARQDRMFLFLAVMSIVTTMGFQVWRTLFNNFAVDVVGLGGNHIGVIQSVREIPGFLALLVVFVTLVIKEHRLSALSVAFLGLGISLTGVFPSFTGLIFTTLIMSFGFHYFETTNQSLTLQYFDTHTSPWVMGKLRSYSSASAIIIGFVLLGASSVLSYELMFGILGGLIVIAGLWGMFQNPTRQDVVPQQKKMIFRKRYGLYYFLTFMAGARRQIFVAFAVFLLVEKFQFSVKEITMLFMLNNAINYFLSPLIGKAIIRFGEQKVLSVEYFSLIFIFIAYATVETKAVMAVLYILDHIFFNFSMGIRTFFQKVGDADHMAPTMAMGFTINHIAAVVIPVLGGLAWIIDYRIPFVAGAVMSLISLIAVQYISGSIRKAEIRHNAVTT; from the coding sequence ATGCTAAAAGCCCGTCAAGATCGCATGTTCCTATTCCTGGCTGTGATGTCCATTGTGACAACCATGGGCTTTCAGGTCTGGCGAACCCTTTTTAATAATTTTGCAGTTGATGTTGTAGGCCTGGGCGGCAACCATATTGGTGTGATTCAATCCGTGAGGGAGATTCCTGGATTTTTGGCCCTCCTGGTGGTTTTTGTCACTCTGGTCATCAAAGAGCACCGTCTTTCTGCCCTCTCGGTTGCTTTTCTGGGTCTTGGAATCAGCCTCACAGGCGTATTCCCTTCATTTACTGGTCTTATTTTCACCACCCTGATCATGAGTTTTGGATTTCACTATTTTGAAACCACGAATCAGTCCCTGACACTCCAATATTTTGATACCCACACCTCTCCATGGGTCATGGGAAAACTGCGCAGTTATTCGTCTGCTTCAGCCATTATTATTGGTTTTGTTTTACTGGGAGCCAGCTCGGTTCTCAGCTACGAATTAATGTTTGGTATCCTGGGTGGCTTAATCGTCATTGCCGGACTTTGGGGCATGTTTCAAAATCCCACACGGCAAGATGTAGTACCCCAGCAAAAGAAGATGATTTTCAGAAAACGCTACGGCCTCTACTATTTCCTCACCTTTATGGCAGGTGCTCGTCGTCAGATTTTTGTGGCCTTCGCCGTTTTCCTGCTGGTGGAAAAGTTTCAGTTCAGCGTTAAAGAAATCACCATGCTATTCATGCTCAACAATGCCATCAATTACTTTCTCAGTCCCTTGATTGGCAAGGCCATCATTCGTTTTGGTGAACAAAAGGTACTCTCCGTTGAATATTTCAGTCTCATCTTTATTTTTATCGCATATGCCACAGTAGAAACCAAGGCAGTCATGGCTGTCCTCTACATCCTTGATCATATTTTCTTCAACTTTTCCATGGGTATACGCACATTCTTCCAAAAGGTAGGCGATGCCGACCACATGGCTCCCACCATGGCCATGGGCTTCACCATCAATCACATTGCTGCAGTGGTTATCCCCGTCTTAGGTGGCCTGGCCTGGATTATTGACTATCGAATTCCATTTGTCGCTGGTGCCGTGATGAGTCTTATCTCACTTATTGCAGTTCAATATATTTCCGGTAGTATCCGCAAAGCTGAAATCAGACATAACGCGGTAACGACCTAA
- a CDS encoding PD40 domain-containing protein, giving the protein MTKKVGTTICLLILCSTFALAEQIETKGDPIALSRPGEYYMGPKWSPDGDQIAAGGPSYTGLYLLDFPTGNVRQISSDYSAGYGFAWSHDGTRIASKISHFNNMRRSHTLVSFTISDGSMESLSTPRTRMSGTPLWTEDDSHLYLTFAEKFESFPTSDSNQGLSQPQVNYIKDGRFQTRMTQPLKAESSETTQFSDQDHIYSYALSPDGSHVVYSTAGQNLWLAKVNGDDRVSLGRGSAPAWSPDGEWITFMLTFDDGHSVTASDIYAIHIDGSARTKLTETPDLFEMNPQWSPDGAWIVYDTDQSGQLFIQQVGWR; this is encoded by the coding sequence ATGACCAAAAAAGTGGGGACTACTATCTGCTTACTTATCCTCTGTTCAACATTTGCTCTGGCTGAGCAAATTGAGACCAAGGGTGACCCAATAGCACTGAGTCGACCTGGAGAATATTATATGGGACCCAAGTGGTCACCCGATGGAGACCAGATTGCAGCTGGGGGACCTAGCTATACCGGTCTCTATCTTTTAGATTTCCCTACAGGAAATGTCAGACAAATCAGTAGTGACTACTCAGCAGGATATGGATTTGCATGGTCACATGATGGAACTCGAATTGCCTCCAAAATTTCACATTTCAACAACATGCGACGCTCCCATACCCTTGTCAGTTTTACTATCTCCGATGGCAGTATGGAATCCCTATCCACACCTCGCACCAGAATGAGTGGCACACCCCTCTGGACAGAAGATGATTCACATCTGTATCTCACCTTTGCTGAAAAATTTGAAAGCTTCCCCACCAGTGATTCAAACCAGGGACTGAGCCAACCACAGGTCAATTATATTAAAGATGGTCGCTTCCAGACCAGGATGACCCAACCATTGAAAGCCGAATCCTCAGAAACCACACAATTTTCAGATCAGGATCATATCTATAGTTATGCCCTATCCCCAGATGGTTCACATGTGGTTTACTCAACTGCCGGGCAAAATCTATGGCTGGCAAAAGTAAATGGTGATGACCGTGTGAGTCTCGGAAGAGGCAGTGCACCGGCCTGGTCTCCAGATGGTGAGTGGATCACTTTTATGCTCACTTTTGATGATGGTCATTCCGTCACTGCTTCAGACATCTACGCCATCCATATTGATGGCAGTGCCCGCACCAAGTTGACAGAAACCCCCGACCTGTTTGAAATGAACCCCCAGTGGTCACCTGATGGCGCCTGGATTGTCTATGATACCGATCAAAGCGGCCAACTATTCATTCAACAAGTGGGCTGGAGGTAG
- a CDS encoding thiol-disulfide oxidoreductase DCC family protein, with protein MDHPTLLFDGYCNLCSGSVLAVIKRDPQAMFRFASLQSPLGRSLLDQHDLNPDEINSVVLIHEKSFSLKSDAVLDVFQLLGGFYRPLAIFKFLPTSFRNRIYDWIAKNRYVWFGKKDVCMIPTPELEDRFLT; from the coding sequence ATGGATCACCCCACCCTGCTTTTTGATGGTTATTGCAACTTGTGCAGCGGATCTGTGCTGGCTGTCATCAAGCGGGATCCACAGGCCATGTTTCGGTTTGCCAGCCTACAATCACCACTGGGACGATCCCTTTTGGATCAGCATGACCTTAATCCAGATGAAATCAATTCAGTCGTTCTGATTCATGAAAAGTCGTTCTCTCTAAAAAGCGATGCTGTGTTGGATGTTTTTCAGCTATTGGGCGGATTCTACCGACCCTTGGCAATTTTTAAATTCTTGCCCACCTCATTCCGTAATAGGATTTACGACTGGATCGCAAAAAATAGATATGTCTGGTTTGGAAAAAAGGACGTCTGCATGATTCCGACGCCAGAGCTGGAGGATCGCTTTCTTACTTAG
- the yqeC gene encoding putative selenium-dependent hydroxylase accessory protein YqeC, with the protein MNFSQILFQNVADAHKSCVGILGGGGKTALLHVLGNELSKTYDHVILSSLTKAGISSQHGVHFFPEFEAETSREALLEINPLYIMGGQESEHKLIGLEPDQLQVLHEASDLTLFECDGARKKPIKAHQPFDPVIPHFATHAIIVVGADAVGARVDGKMVHRPELFRELWDVNANQILDPIFIARVLTSEYGYLQKVPKDINLTYFVNKADAYPDQAFELAKTLSRLSHDSVFYGSIEQGNIQKVN; encoded by the coding sequence ATGAACTTTTCTCAAATCTTATTTCAAAATGTAGCCGATGCTCACAAGAGTTGTGTGGGTATTCTCGGAGGTGGAGGAAAGACGGCTCTGCTCCATGTGCTTGGTAATGAACTCTCAAAAACCTATGATCATGTCATACTTTCCTCGCTTACCAAAGCTGGCATCTCATCACAGCACGGGGTCCACTTCTTTCCTGAATTTGAAGCCGAAACAAGTCGAGAAGCTTTACTGGAGATTAATCCCCTGTATATCATGGGTGGCCAGGAAAGTGAACATAAACTCATCGGCCTTGAACCGGACCAATTACAAGTATTGCATGAGGCTTCTGACCTAACCCTATTTGAGTGTGATGGAGCAAGGAAAAAGCCAATTAAGGCCCATCAGCCCTTTGATCCTGTTATCCCCCATTTTGCAACCCATGCCATTATCGTGGTTGGAGCTGATGCTGTGGGTGCCCGAGTGGATGGAAAAATGGTGCATCGACCTGAATTATTCAGAGAACTCTGGGATGTCAATGCCAACCAGATACTTGATCCCATCTTTATTGCACGCGTCCTCACCAGCGAATATGGATATCTCCAAAAAGTACCAAAAGACATCAACTTGACCTATTTTGTGAATAAGGCTGATGCCTATCCAGATCAAGCGTTTGAGTTGGCAAAAACACTTTCAAGATTGAGTCATGATTCTGTTTTTTACGGAAGTATTGAGCAGGGTAACATTCAAAAGGTCAATTAA